A single Scleropages formosus chromosome 4, fSclFor1.1, whole genome shotgun sequence DNA region contains:
- the LOC108934452 gene encoding serine/threonine-protein phosphatase 2A catalytic subunit alpha isoform yields the protein MDEKAFTKELDQWIEQLNECKQLTENQVKTLCEKAKEILTKESNVQEVRCPVTVCGDVHGQFHDLMELFRIGGKSPDTNYLFMGDYVDRGYYSVETVTLLVALKVRYRERITILRGNHESRQITQVYGFYDECLRKYGNANVWKYFTDLFDYLPLTALVDGQIFCLHGGLSPSIDTLDHIRALDRLQEVPHEGPMCDLLWSDPDDRGGWGISPRGAGYTFGQDISETFNHANGLTLVSRAHQLVMEGYNWCHDRNVVTIFSAPNYCYRCGNQAAIMELDDTLKYSFLQFDPAPRRGEPHVTRRTPDYFL from the exons ATGGACGAAAAGGCGTTTACGAAGGAGCTGGATCAATGGATCGAGCAACTGAACGAATGCAAGCAACTCACGGAAAACCAAGTGAAAACCCTGTGTGAAAAG GCAAAAGAAATCCTGACTAAGGAGTCCAATGTGCAGGAGGTGCGATGTccagtcactgtgtgtggagACGTCCATGGGCAGTTTCATGACCTCATGGAACTGTTTCGCATCGGAGGGAAGTCTCCAGACACAAATTATCTCTTCATGGGAGACTATGTGGACAGGGGTTACTACTCTGTGGAGACTGTAACGTTGCTTGTAGCGCTTAAG GTTAGATATCGGGAACGCATCACAATTCTTCGAGGGAATCATGAAAGCAGACAGATCACACAAGTGTATGGATTTTATGATGAGTGTTTACGGAAATATGGCAACGCAAATGTCTGGAAATACTTCACGGACCTTTTCGATTACCTTCCCCTCACTGCCTTGGTAGATGGTCAG atATTCTGCCTTCATGGTGGACTCTCCCCATCCATAGACACACTGGATCATATCCGAGCACTTGACCGCTTGCAGGAAGTTCCACATGAG GGACCAATGTGTGACCTCCTGTGGTCAGACCCAGATGACCGTGGAGGCTGGGGAATCTCTCCCCGAGGGGCTGGATACACCTTCGGACAGGACATCTCTGAAACGTTTAACCATGCCAATGGCCTTACCCTGGTCTCAAGAGCTCACCAGCTGGTAATGGAG GGTTACAATTGGTGCCATGATCGCAATGTGGTAACAATTTTCAGCGCACCAAATTACTGCTACCGCTGTGGGAATCAGGCAGCTATCATGGAACTTGATGATACTCTCAAATATTCTTT cCTGCAGTTTGATCCAGCACCTCGCAGAGGGGAGCCCCACGTAACCCGTCGCACTCCAGACTACTTTCTCTAA